One window of Ziziphus jujuba cultivar Dongzao chromosome 5, ASM3175591v1 genomic DNA carries:
- the LOC107421110 gene encoding uncharacterized protein LOC107421110 isoform X1, which produces MDLQHLIHHRHHHNHHHHHQQQQNPRYVPFSNPTRYPENPNFQNPRPPNHHHSNLCHHLVPPPPPAIPPPPPPPPPQSSSYHHPLPPPPPPPYNPSQSSKFAFSNNPNHNLPFEEHSRKLQHHRDFVVLANRASSSHRIPVDDDRPPPPHRHHQHQYHCYPEIRSDFWDQSRVVAENRPERPYTPLRGFEPDPHKLQFDHNKPVSPYRITEKFRHDLEGISRTRGEYDDGFEPKYREDILWGRDDENYYRGGGQFSSGGSDTSFRELGFVSDQVGLSRDLELNSGSNDGRYGLVYNDELFRSGNGDGVRENPRWGHDRKHNSWFERGSVENSVGDGAPVVYGKREYYGSELGRYSNRGSRDGSHEYNRTPRKQLQKKSALLRIQVAKPYRRSVESGQLHYSGYHDNSGSSSFRRKDHQHVYMSREMDDEEEEEEREGSPVELDVSFKSNALVAKAIMAPSSSSDVIDADLNLRNRKLTKDSVFDGDIVNSELTELSEDTVNFANSTSTSDKELMKSEVKVTSGVRSNCLNLKHSKDTVNLRGSTNVANTSTSDTELMKSEGKITSGIKNNRLNSEPTKLSEDAVNLHRSTHVANGTSTSNNELIKLEGKRSSGIKGTVLDKNVTRTDSGKPSSSKVVKKKKVVRKIVKSSMHPHSSMLRSQPRNKSNQPLTADSCVHSPSAALGTDKGVRSSSSPCPVVGKKVEEGSPMTMKVEESEIDVNSHLKCVNKIEKNGKSSTSALCSPSLEKGKIDEVPENADNSGLGLHAISKINKSLTKLLGVTSPDDIGCMVDVKQSCKAKETSVHENGLEKESSETLLHGGGNSNSSLLNSGEIKMHEDLINVCYTDNSTDTTLHVVNGEKLTKEENSTCDIGTIDVLSKQPCGLQVSTSCGNGISEEVSKVTFSAGSTAIIGLSSSGEGIMDADADASQHGRGSIYVSNSGCSNYEKNIIISDSQPIDCTARKPSQDVAIALPENDGTGKSPKCKISVGDIGLSSSGESIMDADTDASQHGRGSICVAGSGCSNYEENIIISDSRPIDCAAMKPSQDSAIVLPENGSTGKSPKHKISVGDIGLSSSGESITDADTGASQHGRGSVCVSGSGCSNHEENIIISDSQPMDCAARKPSQEGAIALPENGGTGKSPKHKISVGDIGLSSSGESIMDADTDASQHDRGSICVSGSGCSNCEENIAISDSQPIDCAVTKPSPDGGIALPENGATGKSPKCKISVGDIEGEAPIIKKKRTVGTWLDFSRTSDTDLEPASVSESATAVDKTLSLIFKNPSNEAEVSCVGSLDFGLRPCEDGNSPVDGYPEANYVPRSDVNNDFDKTPLQCRKRRKVSVSPLESSSLATSQINEQSGNASSSFVKAPLTGNVALTGQKKKIGTTSMDALCVTTNLMPCEKECTLLHGNKLIRESFDAVDAARSSFLDGNLKVEHQCFGSSILGESIIPSFQPLCPSGSERLQKKDDASVMPVNNHQIDDIKCEREEKLGVCASKEELINHDETAQCTVLSAFHPPDIDQRLPCTSTESDDSLVKDNLPADCSGVSASTCNDEPMEIVTDTLSDMSSPQTSFNVSDTPGLGGKVSFSQISNDSCRNDKNVEEKSVVDGGSDVSAQISLSQCSKSNVKLDHGSEVSGKMVPLPLKDTKSMSSGLNIVTGEYNGQKNQAGVTLTKIFPGHASSIYPMVKKTASSTQAKPRTWHRSANPSASSVTESNPFPRTASPNRQLPERDGKLQSSSYVRKGNSLVRKPSPVAPLPKGSHGFSSSVYRLNYVGIDELKKGTISDHRVDIGNPSHLSRTGGMNAYFDRPITSLLTNSIKLPNSTAILLGDCTSSLQSEPFSGCSEITSNPMRSSENNDTHNFAEDSLRTSEALENQNGQPNGFDNRTELNDGNLASSNMKRIVYVKHKSNQLVATSNSSDLSIPNADKIQPSSFDGYYKRRTNQLIRTSLEGQTRPTVVVPDDNLNSEVQEASKAISIRFGKRRSYKDVAKSSTTSKNSLVWTLCGTQSLKNHGGSVGHLKVFPHLFPWKRAAYWRSFIHSRNLFSKTSSLSVISRKLLLSRKRDAVYTRSSNGFSLRKSKVLSVGGSSLKWSKSIERRAKKVNEEATLAVAEVERKKREQNRENRAASPGSKNRNNSPRERIFRIGSVRYKMDPSRQTLQRISDDESSCSVSLHPDKEAKISYIPRRLVIGNDEYIRIGNGNQLIRNPKKRTRILASAKVRWSLHTARLRLARKRKYCQFFTRFGKCNKEDGKCPYIHDPSKVAVCTKFLNGLCFNTNCKLTHKVIPERMPDCSYFLQGLCTNQNCPYRHVNVNPKASTCEEFLRGYCADGNECRKKHSYVCPIFEATGTCPQGSKCKLHHPKNRTKGKKRKRTGEKKNVQGRYFGSMHINVVGPITAVSEKLSGQAQHDNDIASEGKFADFISIDVSDDEAGESNDRESEQATLSDSDISQFHLDGLDELIKPVRIMDKRIR; this is translated from the exons ATGGATCTACAGCATCTGATCCACCATCGTCACCACCataaccaccaccaccaccatcagcAGCAGCAGAATCCGAGGTACGTCCCTTTTTCCAATCCAACTCGCTACCCTGAAAATCCCAATTTCCAAAACCCTAGACCTCCCAATCACCACCACTCCAACCTCTGTCATCATCTGGTGCCGCCACCGCCTCCGGCTATTCCaccacctcctcctcctcctccaccacAGTCATCTTCATACCACCACCCTCTTCCTCCTCCACCCCCTCCTCCTTACAATCCCTCTCAATCCTCAAAATTCGCCTTTTCCAACAACCCTAATCACAACCTCCCTTTTGAAGAACACTCCAGAAAGCTGCAGCATCATCGCGATTTCGTCGTTCTGGCGAACCGTGCTTCTTCTTCTCACCGAATTCCCGTGGATGATGATCgtcctcctcctcctcatcGTCATCATCAACATCAATATCATTGTTATCCGGAAATCAGGTCTGATTTTTGGGATCAATCTAGAGTTGTAGCTGAGAATAGGCCGGAAAGGCCGTATACACCTCTGCGTGGTTTTGAGCCTGATCCACATAAACTTCAATTTGATCATAACAAACCCGTGTCGCCGTACAGAATAACTGAAAAATTTAGGCATGATTTGGAGGGCATATCTAGGACTAGAGGTGAGTATGATGATGGGTTTGAACCCAAGTATAGAGAAGATATCTTATGGGGCCGAGATGATGAGAATTATTATCGGGGCGGCGGTCAGTTTTCATCGGGTGGTTCTGATACATCTTTTCGTGAATTGGGATTTGTTTCTGATCAGGTTGGATTGTCGAGGGATTTGGAATTGAATTCCGGGAGCAATGATGGTAGATATGGTTTGGTCTATAATGATGAGCTATTCAGGAGTGGTAATGGTGATGGGGTTCGAGAAAATCCCAGATGGGGTCATGATAGGAAACATAACTCGTGGTTTGAGAGGGGAAGCGTTGAGAATAGTGTTGGTGATGGAGCTCCTGTAGTATATGGGAAGCGTGAGTATTATGGTTCAGAGTTAGGAAGATATAGTAATAGGGGAAGCAGGGATGGTAGTCATGAATACAATCGCACTCCTAGGAAGCAATTACAAAAGAAGAGTGCTTTGCTCAGAATCCAAGTGGCAAAGCCTTATCGAAGGAGTGTGGAGAGTGGACAGTTGCATTATTCTGGTTATCATGATAATTCCGGCTCTAGTTCTTTCAGACGTAAAGATCATCAGCATGTGTATATGAGCCGTGAgatggatgatgaagaagaagaagaagaaagagagggAAGCCCCGTAGAGCTTGATGTTTCTTTTAAATCCAATGCACTAGTAGCCAAGGCAATTATGGCACCTTCAAGTTCTTCTGATGTTATCGATGCAGATTTGAATTTGAGAAATAGGAAACTTACGAAGGATTCGGTATTTGATGGGGATATTGTGAATTCAGAGCTTACCGAACTTAGTGAAGATACTGTAAATTTTGCAAATAGTACCTCTACTTCTGACAAGGAATTGATGAAGTCAGAAGTGAAAGTTACTTCTGGAGTCAGGAGtaattgtttgaatttaaaGCACAGCAAAGATACTGTAAATTTGCGTGGCTCCACAAATGTTGCAAATACCTCAACTTCTGATACAGAATTGATGAAGTCAGAAGGGAAAATAACTTCTGGCATCAAGAATAATCGTTTGAATTCAGAGCCGACTAAACTAAGTGAAGATGCTGTAAATTTGCATAGGTCCACACATGTTGCAAATGGTACATCTACTTCTAACAATGAATTGATAAAGTTAGAAGGAAAACGTTCTTCTGGAATCAAGGGTACTGTTTTGGACAAAAATGTTACTAGAACTGATTCTGGTAAACCGTCTTCTTCAAAAGtagtgaagaagaaaaaagtggtGAGGAAAATAGTGAAAAGTTCCATGCATCCTCATTCATCCATGTTGAGATCACAGCCTAGAAATAAGTCTAATCAACCTCTGACAGCAGATAGCTGTGTCCATAGTCCATCTGCAGCCCTTGGGACTGACAAGGGGGTGAGATCCTCTTCAAGCCCTTGTCCAGTTGTAGGAAAAAAAGTGGAGGAAGGATCACCAATGACCATGAAAGTAGAGGAATCTGAAATTGATGTCAATTCTCATCTGAAATGTGTAAATAAGATTGAGAAAAATGGGAAGAGCTCAACTTCTGCCTTGTGTTCACCAAGtctggaaaaaggaaaaattgatGAGGTTCCTGAAAATGCAGATAATTCTGGCCTTGGTTTGCATGCCATATCAAAGATTAACAAGAGTTTAACCAAATTGTTGGGTGTAACTTCTCCTGATGACATTGGGTGCATGGTGGATGTCAAACAGTCTTGTAAGGCTAAAGAAACTTCAGTGCACGAGAATGGTTTAGAAAAAGAATCTTCAGAGACTTTATTGCATGGCGGAGGCAATTCTAATTCTAGTTTGTTAAATTCAGGGGAAATCAAAATGCATGAGGATCTTATAAATGTATGTTATACTGACAATAGTACCGATACCACCTTACATGTTGTCAATGGTGAAAAATTGACAAAAGAGGAAAATTCAACATGTGATATTGGGACCATTGATGTTTTGAGCAAGCAACCTTGTGGACTTCAGGTCTCTACGTCATGTGGAAATGGTATTTCAGAAGAGGTTTCAAAGGTTACTTTTTCAGCAGGAAGCACTGCAATTATTGGTTTGTCAAGTTCAGGGGAAGGCATCATGGATGCTGATGCAGATGCCTCCCAACATGGTAGAGGTTCCATCTATGTTTCTAATAGTGGCTGTAGTAACTATGAAAAGAATATTATCATTTCTGACAGTCAGCCTATAGATTGTACTGCCAGGAAACCATCTCAGGATGTTGCTATTGCATTACCTGAAAATGATGGCACCGGAAAATCTccaaaatgtaaaatttcaGTTGGAGATATTGGTTTGTCAAGTTCAGGGGAAAGCATCATGGATGCAGATACTGATGCGTCCCAGCATGGTAGAGGTTCAATCTGTGTTGCTGGCAGTGGCTGTAGTAACTATGAAGAGAATATTATCATTTCCGATAGTCGGCCTATAGATTGTGCTGCCATGAAACCATCTCAGGACAGTGCCATTGTGTTACCTGAAAATGGTAGTACAGGAAAATCTCCAAAACATAAAATTTCGGTTGGAGATATTGGTTTGTCAAGTTCAGGGGAAAGCATCACAGATGCTGATACAGGTGCCTCCCAGCATGGTAGAGGTTCCGTCTGTGTTTCTGGCAGTGGCTGTAGTAACCATGAGGAGAATATTATCATTTCTGACAGTCAGCCTATGGATTGTGCTGCCAGGAAACCATCTCAGGAAGGTGCCATTGCATTACCTGAAAATGGTGGCACAGGAAAATCTCCAAAACATAAAATTTCAGTTGGAGATATTGGTTTGTCAAGTTCAGGGGAAAGCATCATGGATGCAGATACAGATGCCTCTCAGCATGATAGAGGTTCAATCTGTGTTTCTGGCAGTGGCTGTAGTAACTGTGAAGAGAATATTGCCATTTCTGACAGTCAGCCTATAGATTGTGCTGTCACGAAACCATCTCCGGATGGTGGCATTGCATTACCTGAAAATGGTGCCACAGGAAAATCTccaaaatgtaaaatttcaGTCGGAGATATTGAGGGGGAAGCGcctataataaagaaaaagagaacagTTGGAACTTGGTTAGACTTTTCAAGGACATCTGACACTGATCTAGAGCCTGCAAGTGTTTCTGAATCTGCAACTGCTGTGGATAAGACATTaagtttaattttcaaaaacccTAGTAATGAAGCAGAAGTTTCTTGTGTTGGAAGCTTGGATTTTGGGTTACGGCCTTGTGAAGATGGAAACAGTCCAGTGGATGGGTATCCTGAGGCTAACTATGTACCTAGAAGCGACGTTAATAATGATTTTGATAAGACACCTCTCCAGTGCAGAAAAAGGAGGAAAGTCTCTGTTTCTCCTTTGGAATCATCCAGTCTGGCTACATCTCAGATCAATGAGCAATCTGGAAATGCATCCTCATCTTTTGTAAAAGCACCCTTAACTGGGAATGTTGCTTTGACGggacagaagaaaaaaattggcaCAACTAGTATGGATGCTTTGTGTGTTACTACTAATTTGATGCCCTGTGAAAAGGAGTGTACTCTCTTGCATGGTAATAAATTGATAAGAGAATCTTTTGATGCTGTGGATGCTGCTAGGAGCTCCTTTCTTGATGGTAATTTGAAAGTTGAGCACCAATGCTTTGGCTCTTCAATTCTTGGGGAGTCGATTATTCCTTCTTTTCAGCCACTTTGTCCATCAGGGTCAGAGAGGCTGCAGAAGAAAGATGATGCTTCCGTTATGCCTGTTAATAACCATCAGATTGATGATATAAAATGTGAAAGGGAAGAAAAATTGGGTGTTTGTGCTTCAAAAGAAGAATTGATTAATCATGATGAGACTGCTCAGTGCACAGTGCTTTCAGCTTTCCACCCTCCAGATATAGATCAAAGATTGCCCTGTACAAGTACAGAATCTGATGATTCTCTTGTGAAGGATAATTTGCCTGCTGATTGTAGTGGAGTCTCTGCTAGTACCTGCAATGATGAACCGATGGAGATTGTTACCGATACATTATCAGACATGAGTTCTCCACAAACCTCATTTAATGTGTCTGACACACCGGGGTTGGGTGGCAAAGTATCTTTTAGCCAAATATCGAATGACAGTTGTAGGAATGACAAAAATGTAGAGGAGAAGTCTGTGGTTGATGGTGGGTCTGATGTATCTGCACAAATATCACTCTCGCAGTGTTCTAAAAGCAATGTGAAGTTGGACCATGGATCTGAAGTCTCGGGGAAGATGGTTCCGTTGCCACTGAAAGACACTAAAAGTATGTCTTCTGGTCTGAATATTGTTACTGGTGAATATAATGGGCAGAAGAACCAGGCTGGTGTTACCCTTACTAAGATTTTTCCAGGTCATGCATCATCTATATATCCTATGGTAAAGAAGACAGCTTCGTCAACCCAGGCAAAGCCCCGAACTTGGCATAGAAGTGCTAATCCTTCTGCTTCTTCTGTTACTGAAAGCAATCCTTTCCCAAGGACTGCTTCCCCCAATAGGCAGTTACCAGAAAGAGATGGAAAGTTGCAAAGTTCTTCTTATGTTCGTAAAGGTAATAGCCTTGTTAGAAAACCTTCTCCAGTTGCTCCTCTACCCAAGGGCTCTCATGGTTTTAGCTCGTCTGTTTATCGGTTGAATTATGTGGGTATAGATGAACTTAAGAAGGGAACAATTTCTGACCATAGGGTTGATATTGGTAACCCATCACATCTTTCGAGAACAGGAGGAATGAATGCTTATTTTGATAGGCCCATAACATCTCTCTTAACCAACAGCATCAAATTGCCTAATAGTACTGCCATATTGTTGGGGGATTGTACATCATCATTACAGTCAGAGCCTTTTAGTGGTTGCTCTGAAATTACATCAAATCCTATGAGATCTTCTGAGAATAATGATACACATAACTTTGCTGAGGATTCATTGAGGACTTCTGAAGCGCTTGAAAATCAGAATGGTCAACCTAACGGTTTTGATAACCGGACTGAACTAAATGATGGGAATTTGGCATCTTCAAATATGAAGAGGATAGTTTATGTAAAGCACAAGTCAAATCAATTGGTTGCAACTTCAAATTCTTCTGACCTTTCTATTCCTAATGCTGATAAGATCCAACCCTCATCCTTTGATGGCTATTACAAGAGGAGAACAAACCAGTTGATTAGGACTTCTTTAGAAGGTCAAACCAGACCGACTGTTGTTGTTCCTGATGACAATTTGAACTCAGAGGTGCAAGAGGCTTCAAAGGCTATTTCTATCAGGTTTGGTAAGAGGCGATCATATAAGG ATGTTGCAAAGTCAAGTACAACTTCAAAAAACTCATTGGTGTGGACGCTATGTGGCACACAGTCATTAAAAAATCATGGTGGTTCTGTGGGTCATCTGAAAGTTTTTCCTCACCTGTTTCCTTGGAAGCGTGCAGCATACTGGAGAAGTTTTATTCACAGTCggaatttgttttctaaaactaGTTCCTTGTCAGTAATCAG TCGGAAATTGCTTCTATCAAGAAAGCGAGATGCAGTTTACACTAGGTCGAGCAATGGATTTTCACTGCGAAAGTCCAAGGTATTAAGTGTTGGTGGATCTAGTTTGAAGTGGTCAAAATCCATTGAAAGACGCGCAAAGAAAGTCAATGAG GAAGCTACCCTTGCTGTTGCTGAAGTGGAGAGGAAGAAAAGAGAACAGAATCGAGAGAATCGAGCCGCAAGTCCTGGGTCTAAGAATAGAAATAATTCTCCAA GGGAACGTATATTTCGTATTGGTTCTGTCCGGTACAAAATGGATCCATCAAGGCAGACACTTCAGAGGATTTCAG ATGATGAATCGTCATGCTCTGTCAGTCTCCATCCAGATAAGGAAGCAAAGATATCTTACATTCCAAGGAGATTAGTTATTGGCAATGATGA ATACATCCGGATTGGAAATGGTAACCAGCTTATTAGAAATCCCAAAAAACGAACTCGCATATTGGCAAGTGCGAAGGTCCGATGGAGTTTGCACACTGCCAGACTGCGCTTGGCTAGAAAGAGAAAGTACTGTCAGTTTTTTACAAGATTTGGAAAATGTAATAAAGAAGATGGGAAATGTCCCTACATTCATGATCCATCTAAAGTTGCAGTATGCACAAAGTTTCTGAATGGTTTATGCTTCAACACCAATTGCAAATTAACCCATAAG GTAATTCCAGAAAGAATGCCGGACTGTTCTTACTTTTTGCAAG GTTTATGCACCAATCAAAATTGTCCTTACAGGCATGTGAATGTGAATCCAAAGGCATCTACTTGTGAAGAATTTCTTAGGGGCTACTGTGCCGATGGCAATGAG TGTCGGAAGAAGCATAGCTATGTCTGCCCCATTTTTGAGGCAACAGGAACCTGCCCTCAGGGGTCCAAATGCAAGCTTCACCACCCCAAAAACCGAACCaagggaaagaaaaggaaacgcACTGGAGAGAAAAAGAATGTTCAAGGACGTTACTTTGGTTCCATGCATATTAACGTTGTGGGGCCTATAACGGCAGTTTCTGAAAAGCTTTCTGGTCAAGCACAACATGATAATGATATTGCTTCTGAAGGGAAATTTGCTGATTTTATTAGTATTGATGTTAGTGATGATGAGGCTGGAGAAAGTAATGATCGGGAAAGCGAGCAAGCAACATTATCCGACAGTGATATCTCTCAATTTCATTTAGATGGTcttgatgaattaattaaacCAGTTCGCATAATGGATAAGAGAATCCGATGA